One stretch of Siphonobacter curvatus DNA includes these proteins:
- a CDS encoding glycosyltransferase family 2 protein has translation MVDVSILIINYKCADLTIAAIQSVKDWTKRVSYEVIVVDNDSQDQSKAQVLEQHPDIQWIDMGYNAGFARANNRAIQAAQGRYYLLLNADTLQNMDAIDVCVERMDAEPDVAASAPMQLYGNGSPQPYFESFAEFRRIFYIVPIRLQAWVERMLPATVYTDPRQHDWLVGAFMVVRREAVQKVGALDESFFMYGEDVEWSYRLGKVGKLLYYKDLGFLHLTSDSPFRRTDVSYVNRFNVQMQVSNLLWLRKQYGVGAYLVVMLNYALLIPIFTGWKAFVNLKNRRPIGSEMENQRRFARRFQMLLRYFWPTVFNRPGFYKIKPEENIA, from the coding sequence ATGGTTGATGTTTCCATTCTGATTATTAATTATAAGTGTGCGGATCTGACGATTGCCGCCATTCAATCCGTTAAAGACTGGACCAAACGGGTCAGTTACGAAGTGATTGTGGTGGATAACGATTCACAGGATCAGAGTAAAGCTCAGGTACTCGAGCAACACCCCGATATTCAGTGGATCGATATGGGTTACAATGCGGGCTTTGCTCGGGCCAACAACCGGGCCATTCAGGCGGCTCAGGGTCGGTACTATCTGCTGCTGAATGCCGATACGTTGCAAAACATGGACGCCATTGATGTGTGCGTGGAACGCATGGATGCTGAACCGGACGTTGCTGCGTCAGCTCCCATGCAACTGTACGGGAATGGCAGTCCTCAACCCTATTTTGAGAGTTTTGCCGAGTTTCGCCGCATTTTTTACATCGTTCCTATCCGCCTACAGGCCTGGGTGGAGCGTATGTTGCCCGCTACGGTATATACCGATCCCCGTCAGCACGACTGGCTCGTAGGGGCCTTTATGGTGGTACGCCGGGAAGCCGTACAAAAAGTCGGTGCTCTGGATGAGAGTTTCTTTATGTACGGTGAAGATGTGGAATGGTCGTACCGGCTCGGTAAAGTTGGGAAGCTGTTGTACTACAAGGATTTAGGTTTCCTGCATCTCACCAGTGACTCCCCCTTCCGCCGGACGGATGTTTCTTACGTCAATCGGTTCAACGTACAGATGCAGGTCTCAAATCTGCTCTGGTTACGTAAGCAATACGGCGTGGGGGCGTACCTGGTCGTCATGCTGAATTATGCCTTGTTGATTCCGATTTTTACGGGCTGGAAAGCCTTTGTGAATCTGAAGAATCGGCGACCCATCGGCAGTGAAATGGAAAATCAACGTCGCTTTGCCCGGCGATTTCAGATGTTATTGCGGTATTTTTGGCCGACGGTATTCAACCGTCCGGGTTTTTACAAGATAAAACCGGAAGAAAACATTGCCTGA
- a CDS encoding glycosyltransferase, whose amino-acid sequence MSTRKILIITPYAGRTGSEMMMGYLLNRFNRDLFQLGLCTLQPGELLNDLPPDVPTFTAPHHFSVVQKLQNKFGENPIFRYLRNVQKQFKADIWYLNTLVPAFLLPLAQELGVRVVTHFHELPLEYMALKGEAFRRLITESDRIIGCSEIVCQRIREAGGQRIELCHSLIDHSRIKIQPDRVQKLRQSLNIQPHEFVWVMSGQSTYRKGFDLLPDFAEQLKGSPARIIWLGQVIDDGFVTYTQEKLKHNSGVRVDVLGVQREDYYHYLSLADGFLLTSREDPFPLVMIEAAALAKPIVAFNSGGVAEFVQEEMGEVVDSWNVRDVVTVLQKVMNKELIFNAEKAKNRAQQFDVSVIISRWETIMRQL is encoded by the coding sequence ATGTCCACTCGTAAGATACTGATTATCACCCCCTACGCAGGTCGAACCGGCTCAGAAATGATGATGGGGTATTTGCTGAATCGATTCAATCGGGATCTTTTTCAGTTGGGCTTGTGTACGCTGCAGCCCGGTGAATTACTGAATGACCTACCCCCGGATGTTCCTACGTTTACGGCTCCGCACCACTTTTCAGTCGTTCAGAAATTACAAAACAAGTTCGGCGAAAACCCGATTTTCCGGTACCTGCGAAACGTACAGAAACAGTTTAAAGCCGATATCTGGTATTTGAACACTCTGGTACCGGCCTTCTTATTACCGCTGGCTCAGGAACTGGGCGTGCGGGTGGTGACGCATTTTCACGAACTCCCCCTTGAATACATGGCGTTGAAGGGAGAGGCATTCCGGCGATTAATTACCGAAAGCGATCGCATCATTGGCTGTTCGGAAATCGTTTGCCAACGTATTCGCGAGGCCGGTGGACAACGAATCGAACTCTGCCATTCCCTCATCGATCATTCTCGCATTAAGATTCAGCCGGACCGCGTACAGAAACTTCGGCAATCGTTGAATATTCAGCCCCACGAGTTCGTCTGGGTGATGTCCGGACAAAGCACGTACCGCAAGGGATTTGATCTCCTACCCGATTTCGCGGAACAGTTAAAAGGCTCTCCCGCTCGTATCATTTGGTTGGGACAGGTCATTGACGACGGATTCGTAACGTATACACAGGAAAAATTAAAACATAATTCGGGCGTCCGAGTTGATGTATTGGGCGTGCAACGGGAAGATTATTATCACTATCTATCCCTCGCCGACGGCTTTCTGCTGACTTCCCGGGAAGATCCCTTCCCTCTGGTGATGATTGAAGCGGCAGCTCTGGCAAAACCCATCGTCGCGTTTAATTCAGGGGGTGTGGCTGAGTTTGTACAGGAAGAAATGGGCGAAGTTGTCGATTCCTGGAATGTACGGGATGTAGTTACTGTCCTACAGAAAGTAATGAATAAAGAGTTGATTTTCAACGCTGAAAAAGCGAAAAATCGAGCCCAACAATTTGATGTTTCCGTGATTATTTCCCGCTGGGAAACCATCATGCGACAGCTTTGA
- a CDS encoding ArnT family glycosyltransferase codes for MWDWLYRLLFLMFVGFCFRVAAQVSRKSLVDVIITAFTVFAGSIIVSGFVLSFLHKTADVRFWAGFVFIPPFIFYLLFSKVFIREYEDFSVISLLGSTLQKTWTWYKELSLYLKVVFGLMIVTLATVSFISLLLVLFTVPNEWDSMTGHLVRVMYFIQRGTMAPFYGTNWNIDTYPRSVCGIQIYSYLITGKIENAFKLINYLSYWISVLAAYGIAQSISRNTTASVFSALAMGLLPNVLLQSTTTDTDIVLMGYVSCLVYFLFAYHQTHRRRYLYLAGLIFGIGLGHKITLVLQFPSLFMVALYVFVFGVPNVKYSLGQLKHFFTSAVIGVLLFTLPTGYLSNLQRYNHPIGPPTATRHQSVERAGGIFSPNLYEQGTRNFLRYGFDFMNLDGLTNLPGVIEGPNQWFKAPFVWLEGKVHARLREETDFTIRPFSYNRDYIFMNGLPYWGIMGFALLWPLVFLVLFGVIRSKPLLFLAGAALLHAAALSYSAPYDPFKGRYFISTSIYVIPFLTVLFTKRHSLLGSRELTLKSYILFIVALACASAFFAVLWNERCLPVAHNGHPSAFDEGRIERMSYAREDITPAYKNFDRIVPEHATVALADINDDYEYPLFGKDLTRKLIPINPFERGLQPIPKEAEYLFFAASVIKPQPGDIRLGTDTTAATRAKMIVPAEDYWLRRLK; via the coding sequence ATGTGGGATTGGTTGTACCGCCTACTCTTTCTGATGTTCGTGGGCTTCTGCTTCCGGGTAGCTGCTCAGGTCTCACGAAAGTCTTTAGTAGATGTAATCATCACGGCATTTACGGTCTTTGCCGGTAGTATCATTGTCTCCGGATTTGTCTTATCGTTTTTGCATAAAACGGCGGATGTACGCTTCTGGGCGGGCTTTGTATTCATTCCGCCTTTCATTTTTTACCTCTTATTCTCGAAAGTATTCATTCGGGAGTACGAGGATTTCTCTGTGATCAGTCTTCTGGGCAGTACGCTTCAAAAGACCTGGACCTGGTATAAAGAGCTGTCTCTTTACCTGAAAGTGGTCTTTGGTCTGATGATCGTAACTCTGGCAACGGTGTCCTTTATCAGTTTACTCTTGGTGCTGTTCACCGTTCCGAATGAATGGGATAGTATGACGGGTCATTTGGTACGGGTCATGTACTTCATTCAACGCGGTACGATGGCTCCGTTCTACGGTACCAACTGGAATATTGACACCTATCCCCGTAGCGTTTGCGGTATTCAGATTTACAGCTACCTCATCACGGGTAAAATTGAGAATGCTTTCAAGCTTATCAATTACCTCAGCTACTGGATTTCCGTATTGGCGGCTTACGGCATTGCTCAATCCATTAGCCGAAATACCACAGCCAGCGTATTCAGTGCTCTGGCGATGGGTTTGCTACCGAACGTACTCCTCCAGTCTACAACGACCGATACAGACATCGTGCTGATGGGTTACGTTAGTTGTCTGGTGTATTTCCTGTTTGCCTACCACCAAACGCACCGTCGCCGGTATTTGTACCTGGCCGGACTCATTTTTGGTATTGGTCTGGGTCATAAGATCACACTAGTTCTACAATTCCCCTCGTTATTCATGGTGGCGTTGTACGTCTTTGTGTTCGGAGTCCCCAATGTCAAATATTCCCTGGGTCAGCTGAAGCACTTCTTTACCTCAGCGGTTATCGGCGTGCTGCTGTTTACGTTACCTACGGGTTATCTGTCTAACCTTCAGCGGTACAACCACCCCATTGGGCCCCCTACGGCTACGCGTCACCAATCGGTGGAACGAGCCGGCGGTATCTTTAGCCCAAATCTTTACGAACAAGGTACCCGGAATTTCCTGCGTTACGGTTTTGATTTCATGAACCTGGACGGTCTTACCAACCTGCCCGGCGTGATTGAAGGGCCTAATCAATGGTTTAAAGCTCCGTTTGTATGGCTGGAAGGAAAAGTACACGCCCGCCTTCGGGAAGAGACGGATTTTACGATCCGACCGTTCAGCTACAATCGGGATTACATTTTCATGAATGGCCTACCCTACTGGGGCATCATGGGTTTTGCTTTGTTGTGGCCGCTAGTATTTCTGGTGCTGTTTGGGGTCATTCGCTCCAAACCCCTGCTTTTCCTGGCCGGAGCGGCTTTGCTGCACGCGGCTGCTTTGTCGTATTCGGCTCCCTACGATCCGTTCAAAGGCCGGTACTTCATTAGTACAAGCATTTACGTAATTCCTTTCCTGACGGTCCTGTTTACGAAACGGCATTCCTTACTAGGTTCGCGGGAACTGACTTTGAAAAGTTATATTTTATTCATTGTTGCTCTCGCCTGTGCTTCCGCATTTTTTGCCGTATTGTGGAACGAACGTTGCCTGCCGGTAGCTCACAACGGCCATCCTTCGGCGTTTGACGAAGGTCGGATCGAACGTATGTCTTATGCCCGCGAGGATATTACGCCAGCATACAAGAATTTTGATCGAATCGTGCCTGAACATGCGACCGTTGCTTTGGCGGACATCAACGACGATTACGAATACCCCCTGTTCGGTAAGGACCTGACGCGGAAGCTCATTCCCATCAATCCTTTTGAACGCGGATTGCAGCCCATTCCCAAAGAAGCGGAATACCTGTTCTTTGCAGCCAGCGTGATCAAACCCCAACCCGGCGACATTCGGCTCGGAACGGATACAACAGCCGCTACCCGAGCAAAAATGATCGTTCCGGCGGAAGATTACTGGCTCCGGAGATTGAAATAA
- a CDS encoding glycosyltransferase family 2 protein, with protein sequence MKVSVAMCTYNGSRYLPEQLESIRRQTLPIHELVVCDDRSQDTTIQLLETFAATVSFPVHIHVNPSNLGSTKNFEKCLNLCTGDVIFCCDQDDLWHETKVARQVAYLQQHPEMDAVFTNAQIIDDDSQPVGKTIWDEIEFDADAQQRWSSGKAYDILFGGYVVTGATLAIRRSILARVAPFPVAYKELIHDAWIALVLSLQNKIGFIADELLFYRKHSTQQVGFGQKKEKVTLQSRFSRDRTLKLAPLREKAENFQTLHGLLQSRTDIPREKLAQLIERQKHFKVRANLPQSRLSRLPKVFGEWIQGRYRYSSKDWWLPFLGDLFE encoded by the coding sequence ATGAAAGTTTCAGTGGCGATGTGTACTTACAATGGTTCCCGGTATTTACCCGAACAATTGGAAAGTATCCGGCGTCAGACACTTCCCATTCATGAACTAGTCGTGTGCGATGATCGGTCGCAGGATACTACTATTCAGTTACTGGAAACCTTTGCTGCTACCGTTTCTTTTCCGGTGCACATTCACGTCAATCCCAGCAATTTAGGTTCAACGAAAAATTTCGAAAAATGCCTGAATTTATGCACGGGTGACGTTATTTTTTGCTGTGATCAGGATGACCTCTGGCACGAAACCAAAGTAGCCCGGCAAGTAGCGTATCTGCAGCAGCATCCGGAAATGGACGCTGTATTTACGAATGCCCAGATCATTGATGATGACTCCCAGCCCGTCGGTAAAACCATCTGGGATGAGATCGAATTCGATGCCGACGCTCAGCAACGCTGGTCCAGCGGAAAAGCGTATGACATTCTGTTCGGAGGCTACGTAGTAACTGGAGCGACTTTAGCGATTCGTCGTTCTATTCTGGCCCGCGTTGCTCCTTTTCCAGTGGCTTACAAGGAATTGATCCACGATGCCTGGATCGCTCTGGTGCTGTCCCTGCAAAATAAAATTGGTTTTATTGCCGACGAGCTGCTCTTCTACCGAAAACATTCCACCCAGCAGGTTGGCTTCGGGCAAAAGAAAGAGAAAGTCACCTTGCAAAGCCGTTTTTCCAGAGATCGTACGCTAAAACTGGCTCCCCTTCGGGAAAAAGCTGAAAACTTTCAGACGCTGCATGGCTTATTACAGTCACGGACCGACATTCCTCGCGAAAAGTTGGCCCAGTTGATTGAACGGCAAAAACATTTTAAAGTACGGGCTAACCTACCGCAATCGCGGTTGAGCCGCCTACCGAAAGTATTCGGCGAGTGGATTCAGGGCCGGTATCGGTACAGTAGCAAAGATTGGTGGTTGCCCTTTCTGGGGGATCTTTTTGAGTAA
- a CDS encoding glycosyltransferase family 4 protein gives MKKILFISHDANRAGAQILLLRFLKKLKQLPEYQFKVLLKHGGTLIRDFERVAPVYHWYHRDTQQRSKVSRLLNRKTFHDQVLQEIQNEGFDLIVSNTITNGDLLNLLRPLVSCPIVTYAHEMPMGISMYTDPSSFNQTLRHTSQYWACSQAQRLVYIERFGISPESIAVLPSLLPDGAWDLQPSAEATQQIRQLLDLPEQALLVGAVGTFDWRKGIDVFVQLARQSTPNTHFVWVGGHEHQVEYHMITEDLRRLGLSDRVHLIPHSDRPFDFMATFDVFVLTSREEPYPLVVLEAALLAKPIVCFAQSGGAPDFVESDAGFVADYLDTQMMSQQITQLLGDPALREAMGNKAREKVFARHQDDHAMQVFVQLLETSLAETRGSKPTRATYP, from the coding sequence ATGAAGAAAATTCTGTTCATCAGTCACGACGCCAACCGGGCAGGTGCACAGATTTTGTTGCTTCGTTTTCTGAAGAAGCTTAAACAACTTCCTGAGTATCAGTTTAAAGTTTTACTCAAACACGGCGGTACGCTCATCCGGGATTTTGAAAGAGTAGCTCCCGTCTACCACTGGTATCACCGCGATACCCAGCAGCGGAGTAAGGTTTCGCGTTTATTGAACCGTAAAACCTTTCACGATCAGGTGCTTCAGGAGATTCAGAATGAAGGTTTCGACCTGATTGTCTCGAATACCATTACCAATGGCGACCTACTCAATCTGCTACGTCCCCTGGTATCCTGCCCCATCGTGACTTATGCCCACGAAATGCCCATGGGTATTTCGATGTATACGGACCCTTCGAGTTTTAATCAGACCCTTCGGCATACTAGTCAATACTGGGCTTGTTCGCAGGCTCAACGTCTGGTGTATATCGAACGTTTCGGTATTTCACCCGAGTCCATTGCGGTACTACCCTCGCTCCTGCCCGATGGAGCCTGGGATTTGCAGCCTTCCGCAGAAGCTACCCAGCAAATCCGGCAACTGCTGGATTTACCGGAACAGGCTCTGCTGGTAGGAGCTGTAGGTACCTTTGACTGGCGTAAGGGAATTGATGTTTTCGTGCAACTCGCCCGGCAATCGACACCCAATACGCATTTTGTGTGGGTAGGCGGCCATGAGCATCAGGTCGAGTATCACATGATTACGGAAGATCTGCGTCGGCTGGGACTCAGCGACCGCGTCCACCTGATTCCGCACTCCGACCGGCCGTTTGACTTCATGGCTACCTTTGATGTATTCGTGCTGACGTCCCGGGAAGAACCGTATCCGCTGGTGGTGCTGGAAGCCGCCCTGTTGGCCAAACCCATCGTTTGCTTTGCTCAGTCGGGTGGAGCTCCGGATTTCGTGGAAAGCGATGCGGGCTTTGTAGCCGACTACCTGGATACGCAGATGATGAGTCAGCAAATTACCCAATTACTAGGCGACCCTGCCTTACGGGAAGCCATGGGGAACAAGGCTCGGGAAAAAGTATTCGCCCGCCATCAGGACGACCATGCCATGCAAGTGTTTGTGCAACTGCTGGAAACGAGTCTGGCTGAAACCCGTGGATCGAAACCCACGCGGGCAACGTATCCCTGA
- a CDS encoding glycosyl transferase yields the protein MKTLAFTICSINYLAQARTLGESLAVTNPDIHYVIGLVDRLEGVAFESDKIPSFELLELHRIHIPNREWMEKNYDITELNTAVKPLFFQHFYKQYPDYQNFIYFDPDIIVFTRLTYLLDRLQEHQFVLTPHTLSPFPDTCMPNECDLLNTGTFNLGFIALRKTDQTQQFINWWAEKLAYQAYNDICNGLFTDQKWINYVPHYFDGVYISRHPGHNVAYWNLHERQFTYRDGQWLINDNWPLQFFHFSGYSPTSPDSISRYQNRFTFEDRPDVRPLFDYYAERMNANFNAYYRLFPCVYVRPKKLIRLLRVRKALRMPFEKVAHWLNPQA from the coding sequence TTGAAAACGCTTGCTTTTACTATTTGTTCGATCAACTATCTGGCCCAGGCTCGTACACTGGGCGAATCGCTGGCGGTTACCAATCCTGACATTCATTACGTCATTGGTTTGGTAGACCGACTCGAAGGGGTAGCTTTCGAATCGGACAAAATACCTTCCTTTGAATTACTGGAGCTCCATCGCATCCACATTCCAAACCGGGAGTGGATGGAGAAGAATTACGATATTACGGAGCTGAATACGGCGGTGAAGCCCCTGTTCTTTCAGCATTTCTATAAACAGTATCCTGACTATCAGAATTTTATTTATTTTGATCCGGATATTATTGTTTTTACCCGCTTAACGTACTTACTCGACCGCTTGCAGGAGCATCAGTTTGTACTAACGCCGCATACGCTTAGTCCGTTTCCAGATACGTGTATGCCCAATGAGTGTGATTTACTCAACACGGGTACGTTCAACCTGGGTTTTATTGCTCTGCGGAAAACCGATCAGACGCAGCAATTTATCAACTGGTGGGCTGAAAAGCTGGCGTATCAGGCGTATAATGACATTTGTAATGGGCTGTTTACCGATCAGAAGTGGATTAATTATGTACCCCACTATTTCGATGGCGTGTACATTAGTCGGCATCCCGGTCATAACGTAGCGTACTGGAATCTCCACGAAAGGCAGTTCACGTATCGCGATGGACAATGGCTCATTAACGATAACTGGCCCTTACAGTTTTTTCATTTTTCTGGCTATTCGCCCACTTCACCCGATTCTATTTCGCGGTACCAGAACCGGTTTACTTTCGAAGATCGACCCGACGTACGGCCTTTGTTCGATTACTACGCGGAACGCATGAATGCGAATTTCAACGCGTACTACCGGCTTTTTCCCTGCGTATACGTGCGTCCCAAGAAACTCATTCGATTACTACGGGTTCGGAAAGCCCTGCGAATGCCCTTTGAAAAAGTCGCTCACTGGTTAAATCCGCAGGCCTAA
- a CDS encoding DegT/DnrJ/EryC1/StrS family aminotransferase, with amino-acid sequence MSEKIFVTKSYLPPQEEYIAYLNGIWERHHLTNQGPLVLELEQKLRQYLGLEHLHFSSNGTIVLQMALKALRITGEVITTPFSYCATSHAIAWENATPIFADIRKEDLCIDPDCIEALITPKTQAILATHVYGIPCQIERIEAIAKQHGLYVIYDAAHTFGVQYKGKSLLSYGDVSTCSFHATKVFHTVEGGMITTPNAELSEQLKLYRSFGHVGDDYFDIGINAKNSEFHAAMGLCNLPKVDEIIAGRRRVTESYDQHLNWEKLTKPTIPADVEWNHAYYPVFFETEADLLKVRDALAAQNIFVRRYFYPSLNTLSFLHAHQSCPVSEYMAVRALSLPLYPDLPDHDVERIISIINENL; translated from the coding sequence ATGAGCGAAAAAATTTTTGTAACCAAGTCTTACCTTCCTCCTCAAGAAGAATATATCGCGTACTTAAACGGCATCTGGGAACGCCATCATTTGACCAACCAGGGACCGCTCGTTCTGGAATTAGAACAAAAATTGCGACAATACCTCGGTCTTGAGCACCTGCATTTCAGCTCCAATGGTACCATTGTGCTGCAAATGGCTTTGAAGGCTCTCCGGATTACGGGCGAAGTAATCACAACGCCTTTTTCTTACTGTGCGACCTCCCACGCCATTGCCTGGGAAAATGCCACACCCATTTTCGCGGACATCCGGAAAGAAGATCTCTGTATTGATCCGGACTGCATTGAGGCTCTGATTACGCCGAAAACGCAGGCCATTCTGGCTACGCACGTGTATGGGATTCCCTGTCAGATTGAACGAATCGAAGCCATTGCCAAGCAGCATGGCTTATACGTCATTTACGATGCCGCTCATACCTTCGGCGTCCAGTACAAGGGTAAATCCTTACTCAGTTACGGCGACGTTTCGACCTGTAGTTTTCACGCCACGAAAGTGTTCCATACGGTGGAGGGTGGCATGATCACGACGCCTAATGCTGAACTCTCCGAGCAGTTAAAACTCTACCGTAGCTTTGGTCACGTAGGGGATGACTATTTCGACATTGGGATCAACGCCAAGAACTCGGAGTTTCATGCGGCCATGGGTTTGTGTAATCTGCCCAAAGTGGATGAGATTATTGCAGGCCGCCGCCGGGTTACGGAGAGCTACGATCAGCACCTAAACTGGGAAAAGCTCACGAAACCTACTATACCCGCAGACGTGGAGTGGAATCATGCGTACTACCCCGTTTTCTTTGAAACGGAAGCTGATTTGCTGAAGGTACGCGATGCCTTAGCCGCTCAGAACATTTTCGTTCGTCGGTATTTTTATCCTTCCTTAAACACGTTGAGCTTTTTGCACGCTCATCAGTCATGTCCGGTTTCGGAGTACATGGCCGTACGTGCCCTAAGTCTGCCGCTGTATCCGGATCTGCCGGATCACGACGTCGAACGAATTATTTCGATCATCAACGAAAACCTGTAA
- a CDS encoding glycosyltransferase family 9 protein has protein sequence MEKFIALWQHRYRKYSEILRTYVQFWKAYVWVKWVKITSGKPTIGVLMAEHLGDIVACEPLARTIRERHPDAQIFWIVKKSFRELVEYNPAITQRIEEPNVLFSCLLLEKNPFDQLYNLHLSNRVYFPLNRRLVNTHADQQDLTIHNYLHFGRLAEVFAAAGGLPLPDRTEAPRLYIPDTVRTKIDSLKLPARFAVFHTFSNQPVKDWQPQHWNQLTARVLEDFGPVVEVGLKGQIQSSSPEFRDLCGQLSILETAEVIRRASFFVGVDSGPAHLANAVGTYGFLLIGQLGHFEDFNLYTGGYGEGTNARVIWKRKGPASSLSFEEVWQPIQEYLAGRRMTELFTKRIV, from the coding sequence ATGGAAAAATTCATTGCCCTCTGGCAACATCGATACCGAAAATACTCCGAAATCCTGCGGACGTATGTTCAATTCTGGAAAGCTTACGTTTGGGTTAAGTGGGTAAAAATCACCAGTGGTAAACCCACCATTGGTGTACTCATGGCCGAGCACCTGGGTGACATTGTGGCCTGCGAACCACTGGCACGTACCATTCGGGAGCGGCATCCGGATGCTCAGATTTTCTGGATTGTCAAGAAATCTTTCCGGGAGCTGGTTGAATATAATCCCGCCATTACGCAACGCATTGAAGAACCTAACGTGCTATTTTCCTGCCTGTTGCTGGAGAAAAACCCCTTTGATCAACTGTACAATCTTCATTTATCAAACCGGGTATATTTTCCGCTCAACAGACGACTGGTCAATACCCACGCCGATCAGCAAGATCTGACCATTCACAATTACCTGCATTTTGGCCGGCTGGCTGAAGTATTTGCAGCGGCGGGCGGATTGCCACTTCCCGACCGTACGGAAGCTCCTCGCCTGTACATTCCCGATACGGTACGGACGAAAATTGATTCGCTCAAACTTCCGGCTCGTTTCGCTGTTTTCCATACGTTCTCCAATCAGCCCGTCAAAGACTGGCAACCCCAACACTGGAATCAGTTAACGGCTCGCGTGCTGGAGGATTTTGGTCCCGTTGTGGAAGTAGGGCTGAAAGGACAAATCCAGAGCTCCTCGCCCGAATTCCGCGATTTATGCGGCCAGCTGAGTATCCTGGAAACGGCCGAAGTGATTCGTCGGGCGAGTTTTTTTGTGGGCGTTGATAGTGGACCGGCTCACCTGGCGAATGCCGTAGGAACGTACGGCTTTCTGCTCATTGGTCAATTAGGCCATTTTGAAGATTTCAATTTATACACGGGAGGTTACGGAGAAGGTACTAACGCCCGAGTGATCTGGAAGCGGAAAGGTCCGGCATCATCCCTCTCCTTTGAGGAAGTTTGGCAGCCCATTCAGGAATACCTGGCGGGTCGCCGCATGACGGAACTCTTTACCAAACGGATTGTCTAA
- a CDS encoding WbqC family protein, translating to MTLAIMQPYLFPYIGYFQLMKAVDTFVLYDDVAFINRGWINRNNLLNNGKAQLFTIPLKDASQNKLIREISIDTQQKWRDKLLKTIQQTYRKAPQYAAVYPLLEEILQFPEENISTYILNSLVQINAYLGITTKLVPSSTIYENQDLKAQERILDICLQEKADHYINPIGGKELYSHERFAEHQIRLNFIRSEKVEYPQLGGDFVPWLSIVDVLMFNTKEQVDELLKAYVLE from the coding sequence ATGACTTTAGCCATCATGCAACCCTATCTGTTTCCGTACATTGGCTATTTTCAGCTGATGAAAGCGGTGGATACGTTTGTACTCTACGATGATGTCGCCTTCATTAACCGGGGCTGGATCAATCGGAATAACCTGCTTAATAACGGCAAAGCCCAACTGTTTACGATTCCGCTGAAAGACGCCAGTCAGAACAAACTGATTCGTGAAATTTCAATCGATACACAGCAGAAATGGCGGGATAAATTGCTGAAGACCATTCAGCAAACGTACCGGAAAGCCCCGCAATACGCGGCGGTATATCCATTATTGGAGGAAATTTTACAATTCCCGGAGGAAAACATTAGTACCTATATCTTGAATAGTCTGGTACAAATCAATGCGTATCTGGGCATTACGACGAAGCTGGTACCCAGTTCGACGATTTACGAAAACCAGGACTTGAAGGCTCAGGAACGCATTCTTGACATCTGCTTGCAGGAAAAAGCGGATCATTACATCAATCCTATTGGCGGGAAAGAGCTGTACAGCCATGAGCGGTTTGCCGAACACCAGATCCGGTTAAATTTTATTCGTTCCGAAAAGGTAGAATATCCCCAGTTGGGCGGAGACTTTGTACCCTGGTTGAGTATCGTAGATGTGCTCATGTTCAATACCAAAGAACAAGTGGATGAGCTGTTGAAAGCGTACGTACTGGAGTGA